A single Leptospira kirschneri serovar Cynopteri str. 3522 CT DNA region contains:
- the typA gene encoding translational GTPase TypA, whose amino-acid sequence MEIRNIAIIAHVDHGKTTLLDGILRQTGAVTAKEDGERIMDSNDLEKEKGITIKAKNTAVIYKGTRINVVDTPGHADFGGEVERVLATADSCLLLVDAFDGPMPQTRFVLGKSLQLGHRPILVINKIDRPGARPEAVVDMAFDLFSDLGATDEQLDFPIVYASAKQGWAVHNLSDSPGTNLDPLLDTVLKHVPPVQADINAPLQFQVTSLDYNDYVGRIAVGKIYAGKMALGMNVIQLAAKKTEMAPSADTALFRITKLYNFEGLKRNEVNAAEAGDIVAIAGLPDVFIGDTICEPGKPAPRPAIEVEEPTVSMFFMVNNSPFAGKEGKFVTTRNIRERLDRELETNVAMRLEETEDKDRFKVLGRGELHLSILIETMRREGFEIQVSRPEVILKTNEQGQKLEPYEYLVMDIPDQFTGTIIAELNRRKGELQLMDAHPSGMTRVEFVIPTRGIIGFRGFFISETRGEGVMSSRFLRFDVYKGEIPGRKNGALISMDSGESTAYALWKIQERGELVIGPNTAVYPGMIIGIHSRDNDLEVNPVKEKKLSNVRSSGADEAIRLVPPRKFSLEQNIEFLDDDELLEVTPTSLRLRKKFLDANMRKRNK is encoded by the coding sequence ATGGAAATCCGCAATATAGCAATTATCGCCCACGTAGACCACGGTAAAACCACACTTCTGGACGGAATTCTCCGACAGACCGGCGCCGTCACAGCCAAAGAGGACGGAGAAAGGATCATGGATTCCAACGATTTGGAAAAAGAGAAAGGAATCACGATCAAAGCAAAAAACACAGCAGTGATTTATAAAGGGACTAGAATCAACGTAGTGGATACTCCCGGTCACGCGGATTTTGGCGGGGAAGTAGAACGTGTTCTTGCGACTGCGGATTCTTGCTTATTACTTGTAGATGCATTTGATGGACCCATGCCTCAGACTCGTTTTGTATTAGGAAAGTCTCTTCAACTTGGACATAGACCCATTTTAGTAATCAATAAAATAGACCGTCCAGGCGCGAGACCAGAAGCGGTTGTAGATATGGCATTTGATCTATTTTCCGATTTAGGAGCCACCGACGAGCAATTAGATTTTCCGATTGTATATGCGTCCGCAAAACAAGGATGGGCGGTTCATAATCTAAGCGATTCTCCGGGTACAAATTTAGATCCTCTTTTGGACACCGTTCTTAAACACGTTCCACCCGTTCAGGCAGATATAAACGCCCCACTTCAATTTCAAGTGACTTCCTTGGATTATAACGACTATGTAGGAAGAATTGCAGTCGGAAAAATTTATGCGGGAAAGATGGCGCTCGGAATGAACGTGATCCAACTTGCTGCAAAAAAAACAGAAATGGCTCCATCAGCGGATACTGCATTATTTAGAATTACAAAATTATACAATTTTGAAGGACTCAAAAGAAATGAGGTCAATGCGGCGGAAGCAGGAGACATCGTGGCGATTGCGGGTCTTCCGGATGTGTTTATCGGAGATACAATTTGTGAACCTGGAAAACCGGCTCCCAGACCAGCGATCGAGGTAGAAGAACCGACCGTATCTATGTTTTTTATGGTAAACAATTCTCCGTTTGCCGGAAAAGAAGGAAAGTTTGTAACCACTCGAAATATTCGAGAGCGTCTGGATCGAGAACTAGAAACCAACGTAGCGATGAGACTGGAAGAAACCGAAGATAAAGATCGTTTTAAGGTTTTAGGACGGGGAGAACTTCATTTGTCGATTCTTATCGAAACGATGAGAAGAGAAGGATTTGAAATCCAAGTTTCTCGTCCCGAAGTGATTTTAAAGACAAATGAGCAAGGCCAAAAACTGGAACCGTATGAGTATTTGGTAATGGACATTCCAGATCAGTTTACGGGAACGATCATCGCGGAGCTCAATCGTAGAAAAGGAGAACTACAATTGATGGACGCACATCCGTCCGGAATGACCCGAGTAGAATTTGTAATACCTACAAGGGGAATTATAGGGTTTAGAGGATTTTTTATTTCAGAAACCAGAGGAGAAGGAGTGATGTCTTCTCGTTTTCTTAGGTTCGATGTATATAAAGGAGAGATTCCTGGTCGTAAGAACGGCGCATTGATTTCAATGGACTCAGGAGAGTCAACGGCGTATGCACTGTGGAAGATTCAAGAAAGAGGGGAATTAGTAATCGGGCCGAATACCGCTGTTTATCCCGGAATGATCATCGGAATTCATTCTCGTGATAACGATCTAGAAGTAAATCCTGTAAAGGAAAAGAAACTGAGTAATGTTCGTTCTTCCGGAGCGGATGAGGCGATACGATTGGTTCCTCCTAGAAAATTTTCTTTAGAACAAAATATAGAATTTTTAGACGATGATGAACTTTTGGAAGTCACTCCCACGAGTTTACGTCTTCGTAAAAAGTTTCTAGACGCAAACATGCGTAAACGTAACAAATAA
- a CDS encoding acyltransferase family protein has translation MKAFIKGLWHHRDDEIQALNGLRAFAIILVILNHYAFAWKKPGTFQSDSLFWSGVDLSFVLSGFLISKSLLSGWTRNGTIDFKEFYLKRSLRIFPAYYVFITFSWIASKLTLKIAEAKGLEKEAYFLSFKLSDAWGDFVFLGNYFPGINIHTWSLSIEEQFYLIFPFFCSLILFKMYSKYRQLLLWSLLLVPTINRVIVYMTTPLPLTPQYFNEIYFPFHTRFDSLVMGVIVMDLYMNQKGLIDRLKTNHILYSLLLFLFFSFLYISHWANMNTESFFTHTFKYNLLNIGFAGILLCVVVRSEGFLGRFLSLKLFVPIARLSFTIYLWHLVLIAVSVSILKIRTEPSSMFELLFQFIFVLVLMIILSVPFYLLFEYPFQYLRTKILLKRKYHEQLLSVVQPKSF, from the coding sequence ATGAAAGCTTTTATTAAAGGACTTTGGCATCATCGAGACGATGAAATTCAAGCTTTAAATGGTTTACGCGCCTTTGCGATTATTTTAGTCATTTTAAATCATTATGCGTTTGCCTGGAAAAAACCAGGCACGTTTCAATCCGATTCTCTTTTTTGGTCGGGAGTAGATTTGTCTTTTGTTCTCAGCGGTTTTTTAATATCAAAAAGTCTTTTGAGTGGTTGGACTCGAAACGGAACGATCGATTTTAAAGAATTCTATTTGAAACGTTCTCTTAGAATTTTCCCTGCTTATTATGTTTTTATTACGTTTAGTTGGATTGCTTCCAAACTTACTCTTAAAATCGCTGAGGCAAAAGGACTGGAAAAAGAGGCGTATTTTCTTTCTTTTAAACTGTCCGATGCGTGGGGAGATTTTGTATTTTTAGGAAATTATTTTCCTGGAATCAATATTCATACTTGGTCCTTGTCTATAGAAGAACAGTTCTATTTGATCTTTCCGTTTTTTTGTAGTTTGATCTTATTTAAGATGTATTCAAAATACAGACAACTTTTGCTTTGGAGTTTGCTCTTAGTTCCTACGATCAATCGTGTGATCGTTTATATGACGACTCCTTTACCTTTGACTCCTCAATATTTTAACGAGATTTATTTTCCTTTTCATACTCGATTTGATTCTTTGGTGATGGGTGTGATTGTTATGGATCTTTATATGAATCAAAAGGGTTTGATAGATCGATTAAAAACGAATCATATTTTGTATTCTCTTCTTTTATTTTTATTTTTTTCTTTTTTATATATTTCGCATTGGGCAAATATGAATACGGAAAGTTTTTTTACTCATACGTTTAAGTATAATCTTTTGAATATAGGATTTGCCGGAATTTTGTTATGTGTGGTTGTTCGTTCGGAAGGTTTTTTAGGGCGTTTTTTAAGTTTAAAACTTTTTGTTCCGATCGCTAGATTGAGTTTTACTATTTATCTCTGGCATTTGGTCTTGATTGCGGTTTCTGTATCGATTTTAAAAATTCGTACGGAGCCTAGTTCTATGTTTGAACTTTTATTTCAGTTTATTTTCGTGTTGGTTCTGATGATTATTCTTTCGGTTCCTTTTTATCTTTTATTTGAATACCCGTTTCAATATTTAAGAACAAAAATTCTTCTTAAAAGAAAATATCACGAACAATTACTTTCGGTTGTTCAACCCAAGTCTTTTTGA
- a CDS encoding LIC12353 family lipoprotein encodes MKKIKYILILLYTIVSIDCGKNLKGKPVPPNPNLAGFYISSETQRWAEDDKMKIEVLSIFPKSNGELYFERKTIVRLSFIASENREEWRIRTGGVITGENEILLQESLYQEFHQPHLGTRESDPKLWKPNEMGAASKVREVGNVTLSSSVLGEISPDGRTLIFSNILFTKIGDSFQGRITTNINQKNVTIDNEIAGVVFYKTKEGVVSIFSKTESIKPGMIFFVGKDQIPCKIVEIFQQSGILEPVDGKKNLQVSVGDPVILKGNVDKKAINKRAAADELIQKIKSDPNVNKEELIREIEKLKRER; translated from the coding sequence ATGAAGAAAATTAAATACATTCTTATTTTATTATATACTATTGTGTCAATCGATTGCGGAAAAAATCTCAAAGGGAAACCGGTTCCTCCAAATCCAAATTTAGCCGGTTTTTATATTTCTTCCGAAACACAAAGATGGGCCGAAGACGATAAAATGAAAATCGAAGTGTTGAGTATTTTTCCAAAATCAAACGGAGAACTTTATTTCGAAAGAAAAACCATCGTAAGACTTAGCTTTATTGCAAGCGAAAACAGAGAAGAATGGAGGATCAGAACCGGTGGAGTCATAACGGGAGAAAACGAAATTCTATTACAGGAATCTCTTTATCAAGAATTTCATCAACCGCATTTAGGAACCAGAGAATCTGATCCAAAACTTTGGAAACCGAACGAGATGGGAGCCGCGTCCAAGGTAAGAGAAGTTGGAAACGTTACTTTGAGTAGCAGCGTATTAGGAGAGATTTCCCCCGACGGAAGAACTTTAATTTTTTCGAATATTCTATTTACTAAAATAGGAGATTCATTTCAAGGAAGAATTACAACAAATATAAATCAAAAAAACGTAACCATAGATAATGAAATTGCAGGAGTTGTATTTTATAAAACGAAAGAAGGTGTCGTTTCGATCTTTTCAAAAACGGAGAGCATCAAACCTGGAATGATTTTCTTTGTGGGAAAAGATCAAATTCCTTGCAAAATTGTGGAAATTTTTCAACAATCCGGAATTTTAGAACCTGTCGACGGCAAGAAAAATCTTCAAGTATCCGTTGGAGATCCAGTAATTTTAAAAGGAAACGTAGATAAAAAAGCAATCAATAAAAGAGCCGCCGCCGATGAACTCATTCAAAAAATAAAATCTGATCCAAACGTCAATAAGGAAGAACTCATCCGAGAAATCGAAAAATTAAAAAGGGAAAGATAA
- a CDS encoding glycine--tRNA ligase has translation MEKKESLDSSLKEIVSVCKRRGFVYPGSEIYGGLSNTFDYGPYGVELLQNLKQLWWKYFVHLREDVVGLDSSILLNPKVWEASGHVSNFNDPLIDCKNCKTRIRADKFLEDQKGEGFATGLTLEKMNQVIKESNFACPNCGQRGTFTEARDFNLMFKTSHGASDSLDIYLRPETAQGIFLNFKNVVSTTRRKIPFGIAQIGKSFRNEIMARQFVFRTREFEQMEMEFFCEPGTQKEWFSHWVNYCMNWLTEQVGIKKENLRVREHEKEELSFYSEGTSDIEFKYNFGWGELWGIASRTDYDLNQHQKFSGEDLKYQDQVQNKKFVPFVVEPALGVNRLFLAVVTDAYEEEKLPDGETRTVLRFSPKIAPVKAAVFPLMKKDGLPEKSREIFADLSKLGNIEYDDGGAIGKRYRRQDEIGTPFCITVDYDTLKDDTVTVRERDSMSQERISVSQLKSWLFERL, from the coding sequence ATGGAAAAAAAAGAAAGTCTCGATTCTTCATTAAAGGAAATCGTATCCGTTTGTAAACGAAGAGGGTTTGTTTATCCAGGCTCTGAAATTTATGGGGGACTTTCCAATACCTTTGACTATGGTCCTTACGGCGTAGAACTTCTCCAAAATCTAAAACAACTTTGGTGGAAATATTTTGTACACCTTCGGGAAGACGTGGTAGGTCTTGATTCCTCTATTCTTCTCAATCCGAAAGTTTGGGAAGCATCCGGTCACGTTTCCAACTTCAACGATCCTTTGATCGATTGTAAAAACTGTAAAACCCGAATCCGCGCAGACAAGTTCCTCGAAGATCAAAAGGGAGAAGGGTTCGCAACTGGACTAACTCTTGAAAAGATGAATCAAGTTATTAAAGAAAGTAATTTTGCCTGTCCAAATTGTGGACAAAGAGGCACATTCACAGAAGCGAGAGACTTCAACCTTATGTTCAAAACTTCTCATGGAGCGAGCGACTCTTTAGATATTTATCTTAGGCCGGAAACCGCTCAAGGTATCTTTTTGAATTTTAAAAACGTTGTCTCCACCACCAGAAGAAAAATTCCTTTCGGAATCGCACAAATTGGAAAATCATTTCGTAACGAAATCATGGCACGTCAGTTCGTATTTAGAACCAGAGAATTTGAACAGATGGAAATGGAATTCTTTTGTGAACCCGGAACACAAAAAGAATGGTTCTCTCACTGGGTAAATTATTGTATGAATTGGCTTACCGAACAGGTTGGAATCAAAAAGGAAAATCTAAGAGTCAGAGAACACGAAAAAGAAGAATTATCTTTTTACAGCGAAGGAACCTCTGACATCGAATTTAAATATAATTTCGGTTGGGGTGAACTCTGGGGAATCGCTTCTAGAACCGACTACGATCTAAATCAACACCAAAAATTTTCAGGCGAAGATCTTAAATACCAAGATCAAGTTCAAAATAAAAAATTTGTTCCTTTTGTCGTTGAACCTGCGTTAGGCGTAAATCGACTTTTTCTCGCGGTTGTTACAGACGCTTATGAAGAAGAAAAACTTCCGGACGGTGAGACTAGAACGGTTCTTCGTTTTTCTCCTAAAATTGCTCCGGTAAAAGCAGCCGTTTTTCCTCTGATGAAAAAAGACGGACTTCCTGAAAAATCCAGAGAAATTTTTGCAGATCTTTCCAAACTCGGAAACATTGAATACGACGACGGAGGAGCAATCGGCAAACGTTATCGTAGACAAGACGAAATCGGAACCCCTTTTTGTATTACAGTAGATTATGATACTCTAAAGGATGACACTGTCACGGTTCGAGAAAGAGACAGTATGTCTCAGGAAAGAATCTCTGTCAGTCAACTTAAGAGCTGGCTTTTTGAAAGGCTGTAA
- a CDS encoding energy transducer TonB family protein: protein MFACVPRLGPMVDRDPLLRRSCLKKKLVIFGVNFLSWSSPFLGLGIFFPLGVLFAFPKGREVRSSAFGSLLFQITCWVVLYPLEVSAILFPTVEAFVRAFVMNLREWLIGFYVLVGFIILISHSYFLKKQRKRSSKLGLSVLIPEEKIERIHYKILVLLIAGYLTSKLVFQDPYRLEYGQIGILEDSFLYFFSVLIAGDTLLSRGKQFFLFRRPWKLFEKQARIARYSGFQGKWGLLKQKNSKLRDWIFPGWGHIYIGNLWKGFSILFLYLLLLLFLATSFFSWLEPANGIRFLMSMGLKPGIRDQTFFKITSSVIPILIFLGGIVGIHIVSRFLLGRTFRSEPDDTTPKSTFISNLSYSILLHLILMSLILIIPVTLQRKSKQKELEKQRTHFTPENLEFYFIDPNLPNEVEGLNGGVVSGTETPTQKEGEKVPEDKPAEEGRVKGEVKQVRGKKLPATYSNYISAKMRGPESFMEYWRRAPKNYSSVVAYTVTPDGEVVDVDLVEASGYPEQDQMTLELIESLSPLMPPPGTKGYVRVTELFWNGSIDPDAMPTPLQKELVTMYDGRYMEEL from the coding sequence TTGTTTGCCTGTGTTCCTCGCTTAGGTCCAATGGTTGATAGAGATCCGCTTCTAAGGAGATCTTGTCTGAAAAAGAAATTAGTCATCTTCGGCGTCAATTTTTTGTCTTGGAGTTCCCCTTTTCTGGGGTTGGGAATTTTTTTCCCTCTCGGTGTACTCTTTGCCTTTCCTAAAGGTAGAGAAGTTCGTTCTTCTGCCTTTGGATCATTACTCTTTCAAATTACGTGTTGGGTAGTTCTTTATCCGTTGGAAGTTTCGGCGATTTTATTTCCTACCGTAGAGGCTTTTGTACGTGCCTTCGTTATGAATTTAAGAGAATGGCTGATCGGGTTTTACGTTCTTGTAGGATTTATAATCTTAATCTCTCATTCTTATTTTCTCAAAAAACAAAGAAAACGGTCGTCGAAACTGGGTCTTAGTGTTTTGATTCCGGAAGAGAAGATAGAAAGAATTCATTATAAGATTTTAGTACTTCTTATAGCTGGATATCTAACTTCTAAACTTGTATTCCAAGACCCTTATCGATTGGAATACGGACAGATCGGAATTTTAGAAGATAGTTTTCTTTATTTCTTTTCGGTTTTAATTGCTGGGGATACTCTTTTAAGTAGAGGAAAACAATTCTTTTTATTCAGAAGACCTTGGAAACTTTTTGAAAAACAGGCTCGGATCGCACGTTATTCGGGCTTTCAAGGAAAATGGGGACTTCTGAAACAGAAAAATTCAAAGCTGAGGGATTGGATTTTTCCGGGCTGGGGGCATATTTATATCGGAAATCTTTGGAAAGGTTTTTCGATTTTATTTTTATATCTTCTTCTTTTATTATTTCTTGCCACTTCTTTTTTCTCTTGGCTTGAACCTGCAAACGGAATCCGTTTTTTAATGTCGATGGGATTAAAACCGGGAATCCGGGATCAAACTTTTTTTAAAATCACTTCGAGCGTAATTCCGATTCTAATTTTTTTAGGGGGAATAGTAGGAATTCATATCGTTTCTAGATTTTTACTTGGTAGAACTTTTCGTTCAGAACCGGACGACACAACTCCTAAAAGTACATTTATTAGTAATTTATCATATAGTATTCTGCTACATCTGATATTGATGTCTTTGATTTTGATTATACCGGTAACTCTTCAGAGAAAGAGTAAACAAAAGGAATTGGAAAAACAGAGAACTCATTTTACTCCCGAAAATTTAGAATTCTATTTTATAGATCCTAATCTTCCAAACGAAGTGGAAGGTTTAAACGGAGGAGTTGTATCCGGAACAGAAACTCCTACTCAAAAAGAAGGGGAAAAAGTTCCGGAAGATAAGCCAGCGGAAGAAGGAAGGGTCAAGGGGGAAGTCAAACAGGTTCGAGGAAAAAAATTACCGGCCACTTATTCTAATTATATTTCCGCAAAGATGAGAGGTCCCGAATCTTTTATGGAATATTGGAGAAGGGCTCCTAAAAATTATTCTTCTGTTGTCGCTTATACGGTCACTCCGGATGGAGAAGTTGTAGATGTGGATCTTGTGGAAGCCTCAGGTTATCCGGAACAAGACCAAATGACTTTAGAGTTGATTGAAAGTCTTTCTCCTCTAATGCCTCCACCCGGAACCAAAGGTTATGTTCGAGTCACGGAACTTTTTTGGAACGGGAGTATCGATCCGGATGCAATGCCAACCCCGCTTCAAAAAGAACTGGTTACTATGTATGACGGACGTTATATGGAGGAGTTATGA
- a CDS encoding PrsW family glutamic-type intramembrane protease — protein sequence MSFDVALLGFLSVLPWGFFLILLFPGRNTPQRILLILLALFLGYLSTEIVLKLHPIFWPDVKLPKRSGHILTQTAHIAFIQAGMMEEFCKGILILLSGLLFAFDWKTYTFKKEMVLIGGFVALGFAGIENANYIFSAKEEDRISMFVGRTIRSSNAHFLINLCFALAFVKSNQKETKDRPLALFLAFLLAVSQHGLFNFFVLPQSRFGAWLSMALFIGIWVWIVKDFRTFILENENLNDAPVDAEILDET from the coding sequence ATGAGTTTCGATGTTGCGTTACTCGGCTTTCTTTCCGTTCTTCCTTGGGGATTTTTTTTGATTCTACTTTTTCCTGGAAGAAATACTCCACAAAGAATTTTGCTCATTCTATTGGCGCTTTTTTTAGGTTACTTATCTACGGAGATCGTTTTAAAATTACATCCTATCTTTTGGCCGGACGTAAAACTTCCAAAAAGAAGCGGTCATATACTTACACAGACGGCGCATATCGCGTTCATTCAAGCGGGTATGATGGAGGAATTTTGCAAAGGAATTTTGATTCTTTTATCAGGGTTACTTTTTGCGTTTGATTGGAAGACTTATACGTTCAAAAAAGAAATGGTTTTGATCGGAGGATTTGTAGCCTTAGGATTTGCTGGAATTGAAAATGCGAATTATATTTTTTCTGCAAAAGAAGAGGATAGAATTTCCATGTTTGTGGGAAGGACGATACGATCTTCAAATGCGCACTTTCTAATCAATTTATGTTTTGCTTTGGCATTTGTAAAATCCAATCAAAAAGAAACCAAAGATAGACCACTCGCGTTGTTTTTGGCTTTTTTACTCGCCGTATCTCAACACGGACTTTTCAATTTTTTTGTACTTCCTCAGTCTAGATTTGGGGCTTGGCTTTCTATGGCTCTTTTTATTGGGATCTGGGTTTGGATCGTAAAAGATTTTCGTACTTTCATACTTGAAAATGAAAACTTAAATGACGCGCCAGTGGATGCGGAAATTCTGGACGAGACTTGA
- a CDS encoding 50S ribosomal protein L11 methyltransferase, whose protein sequence is MRYREIILSIPKEIAEEFTSFLDEAGVVGYYEILFDREVPRAPDEEIISDDTKFRVYLAEEDKENETKILIFLKASAGESLFFESRWIETKEYEEAYKEFYKPFIIGSYRVIPTWEKDIALGTTPEGVLPLFVNPGLAFGTGHHETTRLVLGRMGDLNLSGKKIADVGTGSGILSLAAAKSGASLILAVDVDSNSVRSASFNRDENGISSEVLVVEEGGFDHKKVQEQTWDLLISNITFAVLKANIQKIASIKTDHFLFSGVITERKEEFLELLKNTVRGECVFFKEDTGWELIEWKRKG, encoded by the coding sequence TTGAGATATAGAGAAATCATATTAAGTATTCCTAAAGAGATTGCGGAAGAATTTACCTCTTTTTTGGATGAAGCAGGCGTTGTAGGATATTATGAAATCCTGTTTGACAGGGAAGTTCCACGTGCTCCTGACGAAGAAATCATTTCAGACGATACTAAGTTCCGAGTCTATCTCGCAGAAGAAGATAAAGAGAACGAAACCAAAATTCTAATTTTTTTAAAAGCGAGCGCCGGAGAATCTTTATTTTTCGAATCAAGATGGATTGAAACGAAAGAATACGAAGAGGCTTATAAGGAATTTTATAAACCTTTTATCATAGGTTCTTATAGGGTGATTCCTACTTGGGAGAAAGATATTGCGTTAGGCACAACTCCGGAAGGAGTTCTTCCTTTGTTTGTCAATCCGGGACTTGCATTTGGAACCGGACATCACGAGACTACACGTCTTGTTTTGGGAAGAATGGGAGATTTAAATCTTTCCGGTAAAAAGATCGCTGACGTGGGTACCGGTTCCGGGATTTTAAGTCTTGCCGCCGCAAAGTCCGGTGCTTCTTTGATTTTAGCGGTGGACGTGGACTCGAACAGCGTGAGGTCTGCTTCTTTCAACCGGGACGAAAACGGAATTTCTTCAGAGGTTTTGGTCGTGGAAGAGGGCGGTTTCGATCATAAAAAAGTTCAAGAACAAACTTGGGATCTATTAATCTCTAATATCACGTTTGCAGTATTAAAAGCGAATATTCAAAAAATTGCATCTATTAAAACAGATCATTTTCTATTCAGCGGAGTAATCACCGAACGAAAGGAAGAGTTTTTGGAACTTCTGAAAAATACGGTGAGGGGAGAATGTGTATTCTTTAAAGAAGATACAGGCTGGGAATTGATCGAATGGAAAAGAAAAGGATAA
- a CDS encoding adenosine kinase: MKHYDVFGVGNALVDILVPTEDVFIKRLGFEKGIMTLVDSEKQAEVLTALEGSKKELRSGGSAANTMIALANSGGTGTYTGKVSKDTYGEFYKKDMENAGIFFEVTPEDKGHTGTCVVLTTPDAERTMLTHLGISITLQKSDVDLEKLKSSNISYIEGYLWDGQGTKEASLLTMEESKKNGVKVAYTYSDPFCVNRSREDFIRLTKEYFDIVFCNTEEAKALSQREDKLEALKFISDLSTLVFMTDSANGAYFAENGKISHVDGFPVKPIDTTGAGDCFAAGVLYGMTHGFSLEKSTRWGNYVASRIVQEVGPRLGIKLMGRQEEILK; this comes from the coding sequence ATGAAACACTATGACGTATTTGGAGTTGGAAACGCGCTCGTGGACATTTTAGTTCCGACCGAGGACGTATTTATCAAACGTTTGGGATTTGAAAAAGGTATTATGACCTTGGTAGATTCTGAAAAACAGGCTGAGGTTTTAACCGCTCTGGAAGGAAGTAAAAAGGAACTTCGTTCCGGAGGAAGTGCGGCGAACACTATGATTGCACTTGCAAATTCTGGAGGAACTGGAACCTATACCGGCAAAGTTTCTAAGGATACTTACGGAGAATTTTATAAGAAGGACATGGAGAATGCTGGAATTTTTTTCGAAGTGACTCCCGAAGATAAGGGTCATACAGGTACTTGTGTTGTATTGACTACGCCGGATGCGGAAAGAACGATGCTCACTCATTTAGGCATTTCAATTACATTACAAAAATCAGATGTAGATTTGGAAAAACTGAAATCCTCCAATATTTCTTATATCGAAGGTTATCTTTGGGACGGCCAAGGAACCAAAGAGGCTTCTCTTTTAACGATGGAAGAATCCAAAAAAAATGGCGTAAAGGTGGCTTATACTTATAGCGATCCATTTTGTGTAAATCGTTCCAGAGAAGACTTTATTCGTTTAACAAAAGAATATTTTGACATCGTTTTTTGTAACACGGAAGAGGCGAAAGCTCTTTCTCAAAGAGAAGATAAGTTGGAAGCTCTTAAGTTTATTTCTGATCTTTCTACTCTTGTGTTTATGACCGATTCTGCAAATGGAGCTTACTTTGCAGAGAATGGAAAAATTTCTCATGTAGACGGTTTTCCGGTGAAGCCGATCGATACAACGGGCGCTGGGGATTGTTTTGCGGCGGGTGTTCTTTATGGAATGACTCACGGTTTTAGTCTGGAGAAGTCTACTCGTTGGGGAAACTACGTCGCTTCTAGAATTGTACAAGAAGTTGGTCCTAGACTAGGAATTAAACTGATGGGACGCCAGGAAGAGATTTTAAAGTAA
- a CDS encoding MXAN_6521/LA_1396 family lipoprotein — translation MLRYSLLFFSIIFIIMNCTVKYVKAGPTWEKDLNTFKRIVVSVPSESEAGNSEKQLAAKITENYLSHHKEFIIYPFRSGNGICGSSDKKVQTIFQLKIREKETSDKVELSALGKMLKCSKGEVLWEALAESSYSKNTEENQSLINTYTQLYGKEIASKVNPYFFLLQSLLDKLDSPILTEEEKDEKIEVEAR, via the coding sequence ATGTTACGATATTCTTTACTATTTTTTTCTATCATTTTTATAATTATGAATTGTACCGTTAAATACGTAAAAGCTGGTCCGACTTGGGAAAAAGATCTAAACACGTTCAAACGTATAGTAGTATCCGTTCCCTCAGAAAGCGAGGCGGGTAATTCGGAAAAACAGTTAGCCGCAAAAATTACGGAAAATTACCTTTCTCATCATAAGGAATTTATCATATATCCGTTTCGTTCCGGAAATGGAATTTGTGGTAGTTCCGATAAAAAAGTTCAGACAATTTTTCAATTAAAAATCCGTGAAAAAGAAACCTCCGATAAAGTAGAACTAAGCGCCCTCGGCAAAATGCTAAAATGTTCCAAAGGTGAAGTTCTATGGGAAGCATTGGCTGAAAGTTCCTATTCTAAAAATACAGAAGAAAATCAATCCCTAATCAACACTTATACACAACTTTACGGAAAAGAAATCGCCTCCAAGGTAAATCCGTATTTTTTTCTGCTTCAAAGTCTTTTAGATAAATTAGATAGTCCTATCTTAACGGAAGAAGAAAAAGATGAAAAAATAGAAGTAGAAGCCAGATAA